The genomic stretch GACAGCGATGACTTCACCGAAGAGGTTGAGAGCATCCGTACATGGATCGCTAAAGACCCTACCCAGAATAATCCTGCCCCCCCGCGATTCCCATTTACAGGCGAACCCGGCCAAAAAGTTCCCTGTGATCCTAACCCCCTGGCctatttgaaactttttttggaCGAGGCCATAATCCAAATTATAGTGGAGGAGACCAACCGCTATGCGGAACAGCAGCCTGGTCCATTCAGGAGGTTTGCTAGGGGAAAAAGGTGGGAACCAGTCACCCAGGATGATATATGGCTATTCctggccatcctcatcctccaagGGGTTGTGGGGAAACCCCGCCAGACATCATATTGGAGCACCAACCGACTGATTGCTACACCTTTTTTTGCGACTGTCATGTCAGAAAACAGATTTAGCCTCATCATGAAAAACCTGCATTTCATGAATAATGAGAcctttgatgaggccacccatcctgcCCCCAAACTGTGGAAGATCTACGACCTATTTCAAATGGTCATACGCAAATTTCAGTCCGTGTATGTTCCAGAAAGAGACGTTAGCGTAGATGAAAGCCTAATGGTGTATAAGGGGAGACTTGCCTGGAAACAGTATATCTCTTCCAAGCGTGCCAGATTTGGGATAAAATCGTTTGTATTGTGTGAATCTAATTCCGGATATATTTGGAATGCCATTATATACACTGGTAAAGGCACACAATTTGACCCCAGCTACAGCCAGTTTGGCCTTGCAtctgcctctgtcctctcccTCATTTCACCGCTTCTTGGTCAGGGATATTGCCTGACCACAGATAATTACTACACCTCCCCTGAACTATATGAACACCTCATCAGACACAAGACTGATTCATATGGCACTGTCCGGCCTAACCGTCGCAATCTGCCATCAGCCTTTTCAGCTCAGAAGCTGAAGCCAGGGGAAATCACAGCATGGCAGAAGGGTAAACTGATGGCCCTCCGCTGGAAGGACAAAAAAGATGTTTCCGTTTTGTCAACAGTCCATAAcactgacactgctgcagccaagaaTCGTGCTGGGAAGACAATCCAGAAACCCCAGGTCATTCTGGATTATAATCAGACAATGGGTGGGGTGGACCATGCTGACCAGTGCATAACATTCTACCCCGTTGTGCGCAAACAGCAGcgcaaatattacaaaaaaatctTTAGACATCTGGTGGAGCAGTGTCTTTGGAATTCTTATGTCCTCTACAAGAAACAAAATGACAGGCCTCTTCCTCACTTTGACTACATTTTGAAGGTTTGTGAGGAAATATGCTTACAACATCAGCAACCACAATCTGAGGCGAATAGACCAGGACGTCGTGCCTCCTATGTCGTAAATCCAGTGCGACTAACAGGACGTCATTTTGTAGAGCATGTGCCACCCACTGAGCGCAAAGCAACACCTACCCGCATGTGCGTGGTGTGCTGCTCTAAGAGGGGGCCGAATGGAAAAAAGGTGCGCAAGGAGACGCGCTTTTACTGCCCTGAATGTGATGTAGGACTTTGTGCTGTCCCTTGCTTTAAAATATTTCATACTCAGGAAGTGTATTGATGTTTCAATACTTTTTGTGCTGCAACTGCTGCTTGATCTAAATTAAGATGTTTTGTTTACGTATTGTTACTATTAAATGGTTTTTTTTGCCATGATTTtcatgttttattattttattatgcttAGGATAAGCACTATAACCTTGTTTGCTAAtgatttggtaagttacaggcctgaaatattaaaaaaaaaattcattggaAAATTCCATAGACTTTTTTGGACAGAAATTAAGGGAGAATTGAAACGCCCGGGAGGTTAAATCAATTTTTTCTACCCCTGAAAAACTGGTACCTTCAGTATCTATGCCGCTCTAAGGAAAGATTGGGAGacagataactgtatgggtagcgATGGCTGACGAGGTAGGAAGAATCAATTTAGCGCTGATGATGCTTATTAATGGAAGATAGATAGTTGTTTAGCTCTGTTTGGTGCCTGTCCAGTTGCTTTGTCCCCAATGGATTTCAGCTGGTGGAATTTATGGATTTAAGGTGCTGTTGACTAATTTGAGCCAGAACATCCTTATCAGGTAACTTTCATCTCATGTTTGGGAGCAGTTTTATGTTTACTTATATCAATGCAGCTAGagtctgggaatacacgggttgtttttgcagcagatagatggttagatagatgatttccgacatgtccgatctcccgttcgatgcttttgctgctcgattcctgatagaggtgaatgaaaaaagataagaaaaatgagaggaagataagagaattgcgcGGCAAAAtcgatcgagcggagaatcgagcggaaaaaacgacccgtgtattcccagcataaaagcagTAGAGTTAAAGAAGAAGAGATTACACCTTGTACAATTAACACACTTTGAGTAAAATCTACACAATTGCCCCATTCAATTACATTTCCTACGTCTTCTCACAACAGATGTTTTCACGCCTTCTTGATTAAGCTCCCATCGTGTAAAGAAATACTCAAGTTAAGTGTGCcattattttaattttatttcaatTGCCAGGTGTTAGAAACAATATGTTTGTAGATAAGATGAAACgtaatctcctgggagaaaactaagggtgcccatacattactagaTTATGATTGATTATATTCCATTCTTCTcgacccagggccggttctag from Hyperolius riggenbachi isolate aHypRig1 chromosome 2, aHypRig1.pri, whole genome shotgun sequence encodes the following:
- the LOC137545048 gene encoding piggyBac transposable element-derived protein 4-like, which encodes MASSSRRRLSPRTLMQEFDDSEDEQLLFSDSSDSYVANMSSSDSESDSDDFTEEVESIRTWIAKDPTQNNPAPPRFPFTGEPGQKVPCDPNPLAYLKLFLDEAIIQIIVEETNRYAEQQPGPFRRFARGKRWEPVTQDDIWLFLAILILQGVVGKPRQTSYWSTNRLIATPFFATVMSENRFSLIMKNLHFMNNETFDEATHPAPKLWKIYDLFQMVIRKFQSVYVPERDVSVDESLMVYKGRLAWKQYISSKRARFGIKSFVLCESNSGYIWNAIIYTGKGTQFDPSYSQFGLASASVLSLISPLLGQGYCLTTDNYYTSPELYEHLIRHKTDSYGTVRPNRRNLPSAFSAQKLKPGEITAWQKGKLMALRWKDKKDVSVLSTVHNTDTAAAKNRAGKTIQKPQVILDYNQTMGGVDHADQCITFYPVVRKQQRKYYKKIFRHLVEQCLWNSYVLYKKQNDRPLPHFDYILKVCEEICLQHQQPQSEANRPGRRASYVVNPVRLTGRHFVEHVPPTERKATPTRMCVVCCSKRGPNGKKVRKETRFYCPECDVGLCAVPCFKIFHTQEVY